Genomic window (Puniceicoccus vermicola):
GTTGGAGATTTTGCTGGGCTACGCACGAGCTTCATTTCAGGGATATAGATAATTCTGCTCCAAAATCTGACTCATTGAAAGCCCAAAAACGAATTCCTCATGATTTAATCCGAATTCGAAATCCGCTATTCGGAAGGCTCGACAAGGGGAAAATGGTGGTCCCATGCGTGTTCCATGATCGCTTCCATTTCCTCCGCAGTGTAGATCGTGAAGCCAAGTGGTGAGTAAAAGAGAACGGCGCCGTTCTCGCTGACCTTGACCCCCTCCCGTGACGGGTCGGGTGATCGAATCCAGCGGTTCAGGTTTTCCCATTCATCTGGAAGTGGCTCCATGGACTCGGGATAGTAGGGAAAAGGAATTTCGAACTGGTGTTCTTCGGTAAAGTTTGAGCGGAGGCGCTGTTGTTCGGCAAGGATCTCCGGAGGTGTCCGATAGGCTCTGATCAAATACTGACCGGAACTCTTGTCGTACCTGGGCTTCAAATAAGTCACTCCTTCGAAGCTGAAACTACCATGACGCTCTCCGCCGCGATTTTCTCTCGCAGTTTGGATCTCTTCGCGATTGGCCCGACGCCACTCTCCTGTGTTCAAGTTGATGATTTGCCGTAAACCGATCAGAAACTCATCGTTTTCAAGTGATCGAATTACAGGCATGTGCGGATCGCCACCCCGCTGGTCGAGAGGAGAGACTGGCGGGACCCGGCGGGTGTCGACCAAGACCCGCTCTTCACCAGAGGCGAGATTATAATGCTTAACGACTTCATATCTGGAACCACTTACCGACATCCCGGCTTCTCCCTGATCGACGGTCTGGTCCTGATTCTTTATTAGTGAAAAGACCAGATGATCTCCCATCAATGCGGGGGCGTTTCCGTATTGCGGCACACCTTCAAACTTCAATACCTCCCATGATTTCTCAATGCGGTCGTAGATGGCATACCAGGTTAGCTTCGACGAAATAACTTCAGCCACTATACGCTCTGGAGAGACCACCATTTTTTTCACGAATTTTCCTTTGAGCTCGGGGGGAGGCCGAAGGAGTTGTTGAAACTTTCCACTGGCATCGAATTGAAGCAAATCGCCAGAATTCAGAACGACCCAAAGCGATTGATCATAATTGCCGAAGTAGGTAGCCTGCGCGTGGTAGTGACGCGGATTGTCAATGGCTTCTGGAAATTCGAGTGCGGGGATAAAAAAGTCAGCATCCCGGATATAAGGATGAACCGAAAGTTCCACTTCCACTATAGAAGAGTCCATTTCGCGGCGCTCCACTTCCTCAAACAGGGAATTGAAAAGACTTGGCCCCCATCCTGTAGGAACCCCCATGCTGAGAAGGCTGCTCTCGAGCTGATCCGAAAGAGTGGTATCAGCAATTGTCTCTCTCATTTCCGTGCGAATCTCTTCCGCCTGTTCTCGTAGAGAAATCATTGTATCCTGAGAGAGGGCTCGGGCATGGCTTTCCGGTACCAGTTCATGAGGCGGCCTCCGACGGGGTTGTGTCCCCTGAACCGATTGGATCTTTTGCCAGTGATCGGCCAAGCGCTGCAACCGAGATCCCATGATGGCTTCATCTCTTTTGAGGCCCTCAGCATCCGTCGCTATCTCCGGGAGCAAGAATCTCTTATCGTCAAATCGGATGCCTGGTTCCCCTTCGGGCAAGATCTCGTCGGGAAGCGAAAAGGTAACGTCTCGTGGGGGCTGAAGCCTGTTGAAGGTATCATACGATAGTACCGAGAATTCGAGCAAGCCGGGGATTGCCAGGCTCGGAGTCGGTCGGGAAGTGGTAAAATATCCGAAATCTCCGATGTATTCCCTCAATCTCTGTTCCGCCTCTAGCCCTTCCATAAGGGAACGCCACTGTTCCATTTGCTCTTCTGGATTCCTCTTGTCTATCGCAAGTCGGTTTACCGGCATGGCAATATGGTTCGCCAGAAGTCGAACGTTTGCGAATTGACTCTCTCGCATCTCGTTCAGAGACCGATGCCAAAAGTTTTCGGCGTAGGCGGATACTCGCCAGCCATCTTCGTTTTCGTAGATATACTGCAGTGTATTGAAGAATGCATAGGAGATGTTCTCCATTTCAGGTCGGTGGATCTGCTCGAGGATTTTTTTTCGCTCGCGAATGGCTTCGGCCTCATCGTCCGTCCAGTAGGGAATCGAACGATAGCGCATCGTCAGAAGTTCACCTCGAAGAATCGGGAGATCGATCTCCCCGGCCCATTGAATCGCTTCATTGGTCAATGAGTTCAGGCGAGCACGCAACGACTCAATTTGATGTCCATGTTTGTCCCGATCAGAAAGCGGAGTGAGTAATTCGAGAACAGAGTTTGCGATGTAGAAGATCAGATTGATGCTGTTCAGTTCACCGATGTCGTCCTGAATATTGGTTCGGTTCGACTGTATATAGTCCTCAATCTGATCGAGCAGCATGTGGGCAATATCGATAAGCCTCTCCACTTCAGCGTCGTAAGCGAATCGAGAGAGCGACAATGGGGGCCATGCGAGAAACTCCATTCGACCGGGAACTTCGGACTGATCCTGAATCTCGCGAATCTGTTGCAATATATCTGTGCCGGATTGGATGATCGCTTGCCGAATTCGGGAACTCCGAACGCCGAGAGCGTAGGCTGTGCGCAACGAAGCCAGCGCGTACGTATGCAGACCCGCGCGACTCGCCTCCAGTCCCCTTTGAAGAAAAATCTGCCCTTCGATATCGGCCGCGTCGGGATCCATTGGAGTCAGAGACTTTTCAAGAATCGCGGCTGCAGCCGCATCAATCAACGACCCGGGATCCGAAGAATCTCCCACAAGTGTGGTTCTTTCTTCTTCCTTCCCCGTTCCACGCTGCAGGCGGAGCCTCAGAACCCACTCGCCCGATTCGTTTCCCGGCTCCAATGAGCCGTCAACAATCCAGGCTGAGCGGTAGAATTCGGCGGCCTCTTGGGTCAGGCCCTGTTCGAGCTGGAGGCGTTGCAATTCGTGGCGATCCAAAAGAAACACGCCCGGCTCGCCCCCGAGCCGGTAACCGAGAGCCAGAGTCAACTGGTCGGCGACCCTCGCCAGCCCGCTCGATCCAGTGGTGCCAATTCGTGGGATGGAGATAAGGGTGGCCTCCTCCGGATCGATCTGGAAGCGATGGAGATTGCCGAGGATGCCATAGGCCGCTACTTCGTCGATCCAGGCATTGAAATCGCCTCCACCGGTGTAGTAATGGGTCGAGAGGATGAGTCCGGTGGA
Coding sequences:
- a CDS encoding ankyrin repeat domain-containing protein; translation: MSLLKRLLLLCAALQSFTAAASEEITEDDFIDLIYAVRLGDAEGVIAGLEKGIPVDQIDGDRRTLMWHAISAKQPEIVELLADQGYDWEKGSDGSHLLDEDFGAALQSDLETLQAYIRGSSEQLKGYIANNRFWSPWAVYISRAEPELLEYCAEIGLLPQIRSMYAVNLEQAIIEHNHEMVNFLLQKNWGAIHPSAVTIAVYYDNQKALKKLIERGFSLDLDVAKGAFLSRHRFDLGRPLVSAVMTHNLPMVERLLEAGVDPKADNDAAILWADALGNKAIYDRLLAAGSKRPEPYEFLRLEPFRQLAGSAGEAEAHNPDSYSRELGTLLNAFRPSVQRSETQAEDSSLRVAIIQQSAGLEESTALLEARLSEETAIDLVDRRQLQKLVDERLLESRLSTGSTNRIGSLVGADALLYLRSLGNHYEVRVVSTSTGLILSTHYYTGGGDFNAWIDEVAAYGILGNLHRFQIDPEEATLISIPRIGTTGSSGLARVADQLTLALGYRLGGEPGVFLLDRHELQRLQLEQGLTQEAAEFYRSAWIVDGSLEPGNESGEWVLRLRLQRGTGKEEERTTLVGDSSDPGSLIDAAAAAILEKSLTPMDPDAADIEGQIFLQRGLEASRAGLHTYALASLRTAYALGVRSSRIRQAIIQSGTDILQQIREIQDQSEVPGRMEFLAWPPLSLSRFAYDAEVERLIDIAHMLLDQIEDYIQSNRTNIQDDIGELNSINLIFYIANSVLELLTPLSDRDKHGHQIESLRARLNSLTNEAIQWAGEIDLPILRGELLTMRYRSIPYWTDDEAEAIRERKKILEQIHRPEMENISYAFFNTLQYIYENEDGWRVSAYAENFWHRSLNEMRESQFANVRLLANHIAMPVNRLAIDKRNPEEQMEQWRSLMEGLEAEQRLREYIGDFGYFTTSRPTPSLAIPGLLEFSVLSYDTFNRLQPPRDVTFSLPDEILPEGEPGIRFDDKRFLLPEIATDAEGLKRDEAIMGSRLQRLADHWQKIQSVQGTQPRRRPPHELVPESHARALSQDTMISLREQAEEIRTEMRETIADTTLSDQLESSLLSMGVPTGWGPSLFNSLFEEVERREMDSSIVEVELSVHPYIRDADFFIPALEFPEAIDNPRHYHAQATYFGNYDQSLWVVLNSGDLLQFDASGKFQQLLRPPPELKGKFVKKMVVSPERIVAEVISSKLTWYAIYDRIEKSWEVLKFEGVPQYGNAPALMGDHLVFSLIKNQDQTVDQGEAGMSVSGSRYEVVKHYNLASGEERVLVDTRRVPPVSPLDQRGGDPHMPVIRSLENDEFLIGLRQIINLNTGEWRRANREEIQTARENRGGERHGSFSFEGVTYLKPRYDKSSGQYLIRAYRTPPEILAEQQRLRSNFTEEHQFEIPFPYYPESMEPLPDEWENLNRWIRSPDPSREGVKVSENGAVLFYSPLGFTIYTAEEMEAIMEHAWDHHFPLVEPSE